One window of Paenibacillus albicereus genomic DNA carries:
- the speD gene encoding adenosylmethionine decarboxylase yields MKLTHEQVIQLHGFNNLTKSLSFNMYDICYTRTKEEREAYLAYIDEQYNSERLNQILRHVADIIGAHVLNTAKQDYEPQGASVTLLVSEGPVVQVPKEAFDESPGPMPANVVLQLDKSHITVHTYPEFHPDEGISTFRADIDVSTCGEISPLKALTYLISSFDTDIMTLDYRVRGFTRDITGHKLFIDHDISSIQNYIPDEAKDLFHMIDVNVYQENIFHTKCKLKQFDLNNYLFGYTKDKLSRAEQDEITEKLKAEMDEIFYGKNMS; encoded by the coding sequence ATGAAACTGACCCACGAGCAAGTGATTCAGCTGCACGGCTTCAACAACTTGACGAAGTCGCTCAGCTTCAACATGTACGACATCTGCTACACGCGCACCAAGGAAGAGCGCGAGGCGTACCTCGCCTACATCGACGAGCAGTACAACTCGGAGCGGCTCAATCAGATCCTCCGCCATGTCGCCGACATCATCGGCGCGCATGTGCTGAATACGGCCAAGCAGGACTACGAGCCCCAAGGCGCGAGCGTGACGCTGCTCGTCTCGGAGGGGCCGGTCGTCCAAGTGCCGAAGGAAGCGTTCGACGAGTCGCCGGGCCCGATGCCGGCCAACGTCGTGCTGCAGCTCGACAAGAGCCACATCACCGTGCATACGTATCCCGAATTCCATCCGGACGAGGGCATCAGCACGTTCCGCGCGGACATCGACGTCTCCACCTGCGGCGAGATCAGCCCGCTGAAGGCGCTGACGTACCTGATCTCCTCGTTCGACACCGACATCATGACGCTGGACTACCGGGTGCGCGGCTTCACGCGCGACATCACCGGGCACAAGCTGTTCATCGACCATGACATCAGCTCCATCCAGAACTACATTCCGGACGAGGCCAAGGACCTGTTCCACATGATCGACGTCAACGTCTACCAGGAGAACATCTTCCATACGAAGTGCAAGCTCAAGCAGTTCGACCTCAACAACTACTTGTTCGGCTACACCAAGGACAAGCTGAGCCGCGCCGAGCAGGACGAGATCACCGAGAAGCTCAAGGCCGAGATGGACGAGATCTTCTACGGGAAAAACATGAGCTAG
- a CDS encoding GNAT family N-acetyltransferase encodes MVEQVEQKLQVLPMTIVHYAGAYALWSRTEGLVLSGADSLEAVAAYLERNPGMSFVCLSGSRVVGTSMCGHDGRRGYLYHLAVDPSMRGCGIGRQLAERSLAALGEAGIERCHLMVLEDNESGAAFWSRTGWTKRSGILLFSKDPSSFPVPEPGKPEGRRNEGGSA; translated from the coding sequence ATGGTCGAACAGGTAGAGCAGAAGCTGCAGGTGCTGCCGATGACGATCGTCCATTATGCAGGAGCGTATGCGTTATGGAGCCGAACGGAAGGGCTCGTCCTGAGCGGGGCGGATTCGCTGGAGGCGGTCGCCGCCTACCTGGAGCGCAATCCCGGGATGAGCTTCGTCTGCCTGAGCGGCAGCCGCGTCGTCGGCACGTCGATGTGCGGCCATGACGGGCGCCGCGGCTATCTGTACCATCTCGCGGTCGACCCGTCGATGCGGGGCTGCGGCATCGGCCGGCAGCTGGCGGAGCGCTCGCTCGCGGCGCTCGGAGAGGCCGGCATCGAGCGCTGCCATCTGATGGTGCTGGAGGACAACGAGAGCGGAGCGGCTTTCTGGAGCCGGACCGGATGGACGAAGCGGAGCGGCATCCTGCTGTTTTCCAAGGACCCGAGCAGCTTCCCCGTGCCGGAACCCGGCAAGCCGGAAGGCCGCAGGAACGAAGGCGGCTCCGCTTGA
- a CDS encoding Na+/H+ antiporter, whose translation MEIFLLTMALLVLIGASNVIQRLIPFVPVPIIQIGLGIAAAYMPFVHHVPFEPELFFVLFIAPLLFNDGKITPREELWRLRSPILLLALGLVFATVLLVGPFIHWLIPAIPLSAAFALAAILSPTDAVAVGSISGRAKLPGGILRLLEGEALMNDASGLVAFNFAIAATVTGYFSITHAAGSFVVIALGGLAVGAALGFAAVWLRVWLRRWGMEDVTVHMLILILTPFLIFLAAEHLHVSGILAVVAAGVVHAVERDRMGPSTIRLNVVSDSTWSVILFCLNGLVFMLLGFEIPAVITNIWEDPNYNNGQVIGYIFAITALLLALRFVWVWASERRWKPSLLTALSGVRGAVTLAGAFSIPLLLGDGSPFPERSLILFICAGVILLTLVIASIFLPLLTREPGAAQAGSAEAAAKEAERRARIKVLEAGLRTVQDELREDNQAAALAIKADYAQRLQELRIGLAAETESRSAVVPLRLEALEAERRLAREWLADGRITPQLEEAFQSSLNRVELALTNRFKLLAALLYSLFIRLFTKRGRLRKARLKAERVKEEYKELKQAAIAASIERVRELEDQYSPDLIQAMMGHYREMALRLRGAQLGRGETGTAAERRELEQKAVQAERNEIQRLFEEGGIDRKLAAKLRVYVNYREASLHENEQLGTHAAH comes from the coding sequence ATGGAGATTTTTCTGCTGACGATGGCGCTGCTGGTGCTGATCGGAGCATCCAACGTCATCCAGCGCCTCATCCCGTTCGTTCCGGTGCCGATCATCCAGATCGGGCTCGGCATCGCGGCGGCGTACATGCCGTTCGTGCACCATGTGCCGTTCGAGCCGGAGCTGTTTTTCGTGCTGTTCATCGCCCCGCTGCTGTTCAATGACGGCAAGATCACCCCGCGCGAGGAGCTGTGGCGGCTGCGCTCGCCGATCCTGCTGCTGGCGCTCGGACTCGTGTTCGCCACCGTCCTGCTCGTCGGGCCGTTCATCCACTGGCTGATCCCGGCGATTCCGCTGTCGGCCGCGTTCGCGCTCGCGGCGATCCTGTCGCCGACCGACGCGGTCGCGGTCGGCTCGATCTCCGGCCGGGCCAAGCTGCCGGGCGGCATCCTGCGCCTGCTCGAGGGCGAGGCGCTCATGAACGACGCCTCGGGCCTTGTGGCCTTCAACTTCGCCATCGCCGCGACCGTGACGGGCTACTTCTCGATCACGCATGCGGCCGGCAGCTTCGTCGTCATCGCGCTCGGAGGACTCGCCGTCGGCGCGGCGCTCGGCTTCGCGGCCGTCTGGCTGCGGGTGTGGCTGCGGCGCTGGGGGATGGAGGACGTCACGGTCCACATGCTCATCCTCATCCTGACGCCGTTCCTCATCTTCCTCGCCGCCGAGCATCTGCATGTGTCGGGCATCCTCGCCGTCGTCGCGGCAGGCGTCGTGCATGCGGTCGAGCGGGACCGGATGGGACCGTCGACGATCCGCCTCAACGTCGTGTCCGACAGCACCTGGTCGGTCATCCTGTTCTGCCTGAACGGCCTCGTGTTCATGCTGCTCGGCTTCGAGATCCCGGCCGTCATTACGAACATCTGGGAGGACCCGAACTACAACAACGGCCAGGTCATCGGCTACATCTTCGCCATCACGGCGCTGCTGCTGGCGCTGCGCTTCGTCTGGGTATGGGCGAGCGAGCGCCGCTGGAAGCCGTCGCTGCTGACCGCGCTCTCCGGGGTGCGCGGCGCGGTGACGCTGGCGGGCGCCTTCTCGATCCCGCTGCTTCTCGGCGACGGATCGCCGTTCCCCGAGCGCAGCCTCATCCTGTTCATCTGCGCCGGCGTCATCCTGCTGACGCTCGTCATCGCGAGCATCTTCCTGCCGCTGCTCACCCGCGAGCCGGGCGCGGCACAGGCCGGGAGCGCGGAGGCCGCCGCCAAGGAAGCGGAGCGACGGGCGCGCATCAAGGTGCTGGAAGCCGGCTTGCGCACGGTGCAGGACGAGCTGCGCGAGGACAACCAGGCGGCCGCGCTGGCGATCAAGGCCGATTACGCGCAGCGGCTGCAGGAGCTGCGCATCGGGCTGGCGGCCGAGACGGAGTCCCGTTCGGCGGTCGTGCCGCTGCGGCTGGAAGCGCTCGAGGCCGAGCGCCGGCTAGCCCGCGAATGGCTGGCCGACGGACGCATCACGCCGCAGCTGGAGGAGGCGTTCCAGTCGTCGCTGAACCGCGTCGAGCTGGCGCTGACGAACCGGTTCAAGCTGTTGGCGGCGTTGCTGTACAGCCTGTTCATCCGGCTGTTCACCAAGCGCGGCCGCCTGCGCAAGGCGCGCCTGAAGGCCGAGCGGGTCAAGGAAGAGTACAAGGAGCTCAAGCAGGCGGCTATCGCCGCCTCGATCGAGCGGGTGCGCGAGCTCGAGGACCAGTACAGCCCGGACCTGATCCAGGCGATGATGGGCCACTACCGCGAGATGGCGCTGCGCCTGCGCGGAGCCCAGCTCGGACGGGGCGAGACCGGCACGGCCGCCGAGCGCCGCGAGCTGGAGCAGAAGGCGGTGCAGGCCGAGCGCAACGAGATCCAGCGGCTGTTCGAGGAAGGCGGCATCGACCGCAAGCTCGCGGCCAAGCTGCGCGTGTATGTGAACTACCGCGAAGCGAGCCTGCATGAGAACGAGCAGCTCGGCACGCACGCGGCACATTGA
- a CDS encoding aspartyl-phosphate phosphatase Spo0E family protein, with amino-acid sequence MDLNVSRILEAVEQKRSEMIKAAEQCGFRSELVLFLSQELDALLNDYERIRKRRGISLVS; translated from the coding sequence ATGGACCTGAACGTGTCCCGGATATTGGAAGCAGTCGAGCAAAAGCGCTCGGAAATGATTAAAGCCGCGGAACAATGCGGATTCCGATCCGAATTGGTGCTGTTTCTGTCCCAGGAGCTGGATGCTCTGCTGAACGATTACGAACGGATCCGCAAGAGGCGAGGCATAAGCCTGGTCTCGTAG
- the thrS gene encoding threonine--tRNA ligase, protein MEIREERASSGGEIVIALPSGQVRRYPAGTTAAAVADSIRPGLRAKAAAARLDGRLVDLGQPLPGGGALELLLPESPEALELLRRSAAHVLAHALGQLYGDAAVQLGSCFASADGFGCDVLLAEPIGAGELARIEKEMERIVAEDLPFSRMELGRSEAEERLAERGESLQLELLRERADDGPIELYAHGRFEAVEAGPLLPSTGRLKALRLMSVAGAYWRGDSERPMLQRIHGAAFWKKAQLGEHLERLEEARRRDHRKLGKELGLFLFTEEAPGMPFYLPRGMAVRTALEDFSRRLQLRRGYEEVRTPLLMNRRLWEESGHWDHYQDQMYFCDVDGSPYALKPMNCPGHMLIFGSRLRSYRELPLRLAEFGQVHRHEFSGALSGMMRVRSFCQDDAHLFVRPDQIGEEIGRVMELIDDTYGAFGFTYRMELSTRPQDSMGSEELWEQAEGALRDVLVRRGADYRLNAGDGAFYGPKIDYHVLDALGRSWQCGTIQLDFQMPDKFDLGYVGEDGARHRPVVIHRAVYGSIDRFLGILTEHFAGAFPMWLAPVQARVLPVSEAQREAAERMRERLVEAGLRADTDSRSEKLGSRIRDAQLAKVPYMLVVGAAEAEAGRAAVRSRGGGDLGAMELEAFLQLAAKEIMPEIG, encoded by the coding sequence ATGGAAATCAGAGAAGAAAGAGCATCCAGCGGCGGCGAGATCGTCATCGCCCTGCCGAGCGGACAAGTCAGGAGGTATCCTGCCGGCACGACCGCCGCGGCCGTCGCGGACTCGATCCGCCCGGGCCTGCGCGCCAAGGCCGCTGCGGCCCGGCTGGACGGGCGGCTCGTCGACCTCGGCCAGCCGCTGCCGGGCGGCGGAGCGCTGGAGCTGCTCTTGCCGGAGTCGCCGGAAGCGCTGGAGCTGCTGCGCCGGAGCGCGGCCCATGTGCTGGCCCATGCGCTCGGGCAGCTGTACGGAGACGCCGCCGTGCAGCTTGGGAGCTGCTTCGCCAGCGCCGACGGCTTCGGCTGCGACGTGCTGCTGGCCGAGCCGATCGGAGCGGGCGAGCTGGCGCGGATCGAGAAGGAGATGGAGCGGATCGTCGCCGAGGATCTGCCGTTTTCGCGCATGGAGCTTGGCCGTTCGGAGGCGGAGGAGCGGCTGGCGGAGCGAGGGGAGTCGCTGCAGCTGGAGCTGCTGCGGGAGCGTGCGGACGACGGTCCTATCGAGCTCTATGCGCACGGCCGGTTCGAGGCGGTCGAGGCGGGACCGCTGCTGCCGTCGACGGGACGGCTCAAGGCGCTGCGGCTGATGAGCGTCGCGGGCGCCTACTGGCGGGGCGATTCCGAGCGGCCGATGCTGCAGCGGATCCACGGCGCGGCTTTTTGGAAAAAAGCGCAGCTGGGCGAGCATCTGGAGCGGCTGGAGGAAGCGCGCAGGCGCGACCACCGCAAGCTCGGCAAGGAGCTGGGGCTGTTTCTGTTCACCGAAGAAGCTCCGGGCATGCCGTTCTACCTGCCTCGCGGCATGGCGGTGCGGACGGCGCTGGAGGACTTCTCCCGCCGGCTGCAGCTGCGCCGAGGCTACGAAGAGGTTCGCACGCCGTTGCTGATGAACCGCAGGCTGTGGGAGGAGTCGGGCCACTGGGACCATTACCAGGACCAGATGTACTTCTGCGACGTGGACGGCAGCCCGTATGCGCTCAAGCCGATGAACTGCCCGGGCCACATGCTGATCTTCGGCAGCCGGCTCCGCTCGTACCGCGAGCTGCCGCTGCGGCTGGCGGAGTTCGGCCAGGTCCATCGCCACGAGTTCTCGGGGGCGCTGAGCGGCATGATGCGCGTCCGCTCGTTCTGCCAGGACGACGCCCATCTGTTCGTCCGACCGGACCAGATCGGGGAGGAGATCGGCCGCGTCATGGAACTGATCGACGACACGTACGGCGCGTTCGGCTTCACCTACCGGATGGAGCTGTCGACGAGGCCGCAGGACAGCATGGGCTCCGAGGAGCTGTGGGAGCAGGCGGAGGGAGCGCTGCGGGACGTGCTGGTGCGGCGCGGGGCGGACTACCGGCTGAATGCAGGCGACGGCGCCTTCTACGGGCCGAAGATCGACTACCATGTGCTCGACGCGCTCGGGCGCAGCTGGCAATGCGGCACGATCCAGCTCGATTTCCAGATGCCGGACAAATTCGATCTCGGCTACGTCGGCGAAGACGGCGCGCGCCATCGGCCGGTCGTCATCCACCGGGCCGTCTACGGCTCGATCGACCGCTTTCTCGGCATCCTGACGGAACACTTCGCCGGCGCGTTCCCGATGTGGCTCGCGCCGGTGCAGGCGCGCGTGCTGCCGGTATCGGAGGCGCAGCGCGAAGCCGCCGAGCGGATGCGGGAGCGGCTCGTCGAGGCGGGCCTGCGCGCGGATACGGATAGCCGCAGCGAGAAGCTCGGCAGCCGCATCCGGGACGCGCAGCTCGCCAAGGTTCCGTATATGCTCGTCGTCGGAGCGGCTGAGGCGGAAGCAGGCCGGGCGGCGGTGCGCAGCCGGGGCGGAGGCGATCTCGGGGCGATGGAGCTGGAGGCGTTCCTTCAGCTCGCGGCCAAGGAAATTATGCCAGAAATAGGTTGA
- a CDS encoding D-2-hydroxyacid dehydrogenase translates to MPTMICLHGLTPEQEARVREAAPGWNIVFGRPKELDDKLFREAEVICGWSPAIEKESLGEGGSLKWLQSWSAGVDKMPLDKLEQAGVILTTASGVHPVPMSETALAMMLAFSRGLHHSVRSQLRGKWEPREPYAELNGATLAIIGAGEIGTELGRLGQALGMRTIGVRRTARPTPHMDETLAIGQLHDALAQADYVVNVLPHTPDTERVYGAAEFAAMKESAVFINIGRGVSVDTEALVEALRSGAIGGAGLDVTDPEPLPEGHPLWAMEQVILTPHMGGSSGRYKERVTDLFVRNLKSYLEDGRPARNIVDYERGY, encoded by the coding sequence ATGCCAACCATGATCTGCCTGCACGGCCTGACGCCGGAGCAGGAAGCGCGCGTGCGCGAGGCCGCGCCGGGCTGGAACATCGTATTCGGCCGTCCCAAGGAGCTGGACGACAAGCTGTTCCGCGAAGCGGAGGTCATCTGCGGATGGAGCCCCGCCATCGAGAAGGAGTCTCTCGGCGAGGGCGGCTCGCTCAAGTGGCTGCAATCGTGGTCCGCCGGCGTGGACAAGATGCCGCTGGACAAGCTGGAGCAGGCCGGCGTCATCCTGACGACGGCGAGCGGCGTGCATCCCGTGCCGATGTCGGAGACGGCGCTGGCGATGATGCTCGCCTTCTCGCGCGGCCTGCACCATTCGGTGCGCAGCCAGCTCCGGGGCAAATGGGAGCCGCGCGAGCCGTACGCGGAGCTGAATGGAGCGACGCTCGCGATCATCGGAGCGGGCGAGATCGGCACCGAGCTCGGCCGGCTCGGCCAGGCGCTCGGCATGCGCACGATCGGCGTGCGCCGCACGGCGCGGCCGACGCCGCATATGGACGAGACACTGGCGATCGGGCAGCTGCATGACGCGCTCGCCCAGGCGGACTACGTCGTCAACGTCCTGCCTCACACGCCGGATACGGAGCGCGTCTACGGCGCCGCCGAATTCGCGGCGATGAAAGAGAGCGCCGTATTCATCAACATCGGCCGCGGCGTATCGGTCGATACCGAAGCGCTCGTCGAGGCGCTGCGCAGCGGCGCGATCGGAGGAGCCGGACTCGACGTGACCGATCCGGAGCCGCTGCCGGAGGGCCATCCGCTGTGGGCGATGGAGCAGGTCATCCTCACGCCGCATATGGGCGGCAGCTCCGGCCGCTACAAGGAGCGCGTCACCGACCTGTTCGTCCGCAACCTCAAGAGCTACCTGGAGGACGGACGCCCGGCGCGCAACATCGTCGACTACGAGCGGGGATACTGA
- a CDS encoding acyltransferase, whose translation MGLKQKWIQVYRRIKGIAKLGSGGHSFRDAPMIRGRIYVNRFGDLKVGRKFSMAGKPWASQLTVEPGAKLHIGDNVFINAGCGIAATREIVIGNDVRIGPRTSIMDSDYHRLDADVDYGQLKKPVFIGNNVWIGTRCTILAGVTIGDGAVIAAGSVVIRDVPARTVVGGTPAKAIRELHLPDGWIRG comes from the coding sequence ATGGGCCTGAAGCAGAAGTGGATCCAGGTATACCGCAGAATCAAGGGCATCGCCAAGCTCGGCAGCGGTGGGCATTCGTTTCGGGATGCTCCGATGATTCGCGGAAGGATTTACGTGAATCGTTTCGGCGACTTGAAAGTGGGACGTAAATTCTCGATGGCGGGCAAGCCGTGGGCGAGCCAGCTGACGGTGGAGCCGGGAGCGAAGCTGCATATCGGCGACAATGTGTTCATCAACGCCGGCTGCGGCATCGCCGCCACTCGCGAAATCGTCATCGGCAACGACGTGCGGATCGGGCCCCGGACCAGCATCATGGACAGCGATTACCATCGGCTGGATGCGGATGTGGACTACGGGCAGCTCAAGAAGCCGGTCTTCATCGGCAACAACGTCTGGATCGGCACGCGGTGCACCATTCTGGCGGGAGTGACGATCGGAGACGGCGCGGTCATCGCTGCCGGGAGCGTCGTCATCCGCGACGTTCCCGCCCGCACCGTCGTCGGCGGTACGCCGGCCAAAGCCATCCGTGAGCTTCATCTCCCGGACGGCTGGATTCGCGGCTAG
- a CDS encoding NADPH-dependent FMN reductase — protein MKIAIIAGGNRKEATSTQLLRYMEKALQEKDIEVTFIDLYRHELPLYSADAVEPSEQIDLLVQAVAGADGVILGTPEYHGSFSGTLKNALDYLGAAQFEGKPVLVASSAAGAVGVSSLTQLQTVVRNLHGINCTEWVSIGGDARSFGADGEPASDKVKQRVLYALEHLTRLVRQLRLAD, from the coding sequence ATGAAGATTGCCATCATTGCCGGAGGCAACCGCAAGGAAGCGACCAGCACGCAGCTGCTCCGCTATATGGAGAAGGCGCTTCAGGAGAAGGATATCGAGGTGACGTTCATCGATCTGTACCGGCATGAGCTGCCGCTCTACTCGGCCGATGCCGTGGAGCCGAGCGAGCAGATCGACCTGCTCGTGCAGGCCGTCGCCGGCGCGGACGGCGTCATTCTCGGCACGCCGGAGTATCACGGCTCGTTCTCCGGCACGCTCAAAAACGCGCTCGACTACCTCGGAGCGGCGCAGTTCGAAGGCAAGCCGGTGCTCGTCGCCAGCTCCGCGGCCGGCGCCGTCGGCGTCAGCTCGCTGACGCAGCTGCAGACGGTCGTCCGCAACCTGCACGGCATCAACTGCACGGAGTGGGTGTCGATCGGCGGAGACGCGCGCTCGTTCGGCGCGGACGGCGAGCCGGCCAGCGACAAGGTCAAGCAGCGCGTCCTGTATGCGCTGGAGCATCTGACGCGGCTCGTGCGCCAGCTGCGCCTGGCGGACTAA
- a CDS encoding PAS domain-containing hybrid sensor histidine kinase/response regulator, with protein MEEWNGVEAIVVVAVLTLVLFALSLMLEKKAAWKEAAGNRSRYDSIFEYNPDMVCLFSRDGSLLRINPAAVRLTGYSAGELEGSRFWSILDPADQLRVRRCFLRAKQGRAQTSELRVRTKEGRVLELSTVFVPWDGRDGRMDIYTISTDLTPRNTALREAWHARSQAEEALKIKSEFLAVMSHEIRTPLNGVLGMSELLLDTDLDESQREYVRIIRSSGSGLMDVMDDVLDYSRMESGGEIPLAQEPFELRDVVVGSLQLFLGKLREKKLDAILELEPGLPEVLIGDGKRLRQVLHNLISNAVKFTEQGGISVKVREAWRKGGVIRLEFRIRDTGIGIPDDKLPLLFKPFTQSDSSISRLYGGTGLGLAICRSLVERMNGRIELKPLEQGAAAVFEIEAGLHEEPSATF; from the coding sequence ATGGAGGAGTGGAATGGAGTCGAGGCGATCGTCGTCGTCGCCGTGCTGACGCTCGTCCTGTTCGCGCTGAGCTTGATGCTCGAAAAGAAGGCCGCCTGGAAAGAAGCGGCCGGAAACCGCAGCCGCTACGATTCCATTTTCGAGTACAATCCCGACATGGTGTGCCTGTTCAGCCGCGACGGGAGTCTGCTGCGCATCAATCCGGCGGCGGTCCGGCTGACGGGCTACAGCGCCGGCGAGCTGGAAGGGAGCCGCTTCTGGTCCATCCTGGACCCGGCGGATCAGCTGCGCGTCAGGCGCTGCTTCCTGCGGGCGAAGCAAGGCCGGGCGCAGACATCCGAGCTGCGCGTCCGCACCAAGGAAGGGCGGGTGCTGGAGCTGAGCACGGTATTCGTCCCGTGGGACGGACGCGACGGACGGATGGACATCTACACGATCTCCACCGATCTGACTCCGCGGAATACGGCGCTGCGGGAAGCGTGGCACGCCCGGTCGCAGGCCGAGGAGGCGCTCAAGATCAAGAGCGAGTTCCTCGCCGTCATGAGCCATGAGATCCGCACGCCATTGAACGGCGTGCTCGGCATGAGCGAGCTGCTGCTCGACACCGATCTCGACGAGAGCCAGCGGGAGTACGTGCGCATCATCCGCAGCAGCGGCAGCGGCTTGATGGACGTCATGGACGACGTGCTCGACTATTCGCGGATGGAGTCGGGCGGGGAAATCCCGCTCGCGCAAGAGCCGTTCGAGCTGCGCGACGTCGTCGTCGGGTCCCTGCAGCTGTTTCTCGGCAAGCTGAGAGAAAAGAAGCTCGACGCTATCCTCGAGCTCGAGCCGGGCCTGCCGGAGGTGCTGATCGGCGACGGCAAGCGGCTGCGCCAGGTGCTCCACAACCTCATCAGCAACGCGGTCAAGTTCACGGAGCAAGGCGGCATCTCCGTCAAAGTCAGGGAAGCCTGGCGAAAAGGCGGTGTAATCCGCTTGGAGTTCCGCATCCGGGACACCGGCATCGGCATACCGGACGACAAGCTTCCGCTGCTGTTCAAGCCGTTCACGCAAAGCGATTCATCCATCTCGCGCTTGTACGGGGGCACGGGGCTGGGGCTCGCGATCTGCCGCTCGCTCGTCGAACGGATGAACGGGCGCATCGAGCTGAAGCCGCTGGAGCAGGGGGCGGCAGCCGTTTTCGAGATCGAAGCGGGTCTTCATGAGGAGCCATCTGCGACTTTTTAA
- a CDS encoding pyridoxamine 5'-phosphate oxidase family protein has product MATELSREELEEKIAARLQKEKYGVLSTVEEDRPRSRYMSIFHDGLTVLLLADRRSWKVDQLEANPHANLLMGLEGHMWPKDIVDVQGRASIQDDRSVIRDLWESDMNRYWEGPDDPNIVVLKLVPDTIVLTEGHNDEKVWKREG; this is encoded by the coding sequence ATGGCAACGGAGCTTTCCCGCGAGGAGCTGGAGGAGAAGATCGCGGCGCGCCTGCAGAAGGAGAAATACGGCGTGCTGTCGACGGTGGAGGAGGATCGTCCGCGTTCGAGGTACATGTCGATTTTCCATGATGGGCTGACCGTGCTGCTGCTGGCGGATCGGCGCTCCTGGAAGGTCGACCAGCTGGAGGCCAATCCCCATGCGAACCTGCTGATGGGCCTGGAAGGCCACATGTGGCCCAAGGACATCGTCGACGTGCAGGGACGCGCGAGCATCCAGGACGACCGCTCGGTCATCCGCGACCTGTGGGAGTCGGACATGAACCGCTATTGGGAAGGTCCGGACGATCCCAACATCGTCGTGCTGAAGCTCGTGCCGGACACGATCGTGCTGACCGAAGGGCACAACGACGAGAAGGTGTGGAAGCGCGAGGGCTAG
- a CDS encoding chromate transporter produces MLATLWNLFYSFGVATLLGYGGGPSIIPIYQDQVVGRYGWMTTDEFGKALAFGNALPGPIATKLAAYIGYKVAGVAGSAVALVAVVLPTALVMVALSGIMMKLSGNPVIKGMIKGIQPVIFVMMAMLAYDFSKFAFKESSGLLHFMPFLIAAAFFILVQYLKLNAVWGILGALAIGAIFLRG; encoded by the coding sequence GTGCTGGCGACATTATGGAATCTCTTTTACTCGTTCGGGGTGGCGACGCTGCTCGGCTACGGCGGAGGGCCGTCGATCATCCCGATCTATCAGGATCAGGTAGTCGGCCGCTACGGCTGGATGACGACCGACGAATTCGGCAAGGCGCTCGCCTTCGGCAACGCGCTGCCCGGACCGATCGCGACCAAGCTGGCGGCCTACATCGGCTACAAGGTCGCAGGGGTGGCCGGCAGCGCCGTCGCGCTCGTCGCGGTCGTGCTGCCGACGGCGCTCGTCATGGTGGCGCTTTCGGGCATCATGATGAAGCTGAGCGGCAACCCCGTCATCAAAGGCATGATAAAGGGCATCCAGCCGGTCATCTTCGTCATGATGGCGATGCTGGCGTACGATTTCTCCAAGTTCGCCTTCAAGGAAAGCTCCGGCTTGCTCCATTTCATGCCGTTCCTGATCGCGGCGGCGTTTTTCATCCTCGTGCAGTACCTGAAGCTGAACGCCGTCTGGGGCATTCTCGGCGCGCTGGCGATCGGGGCGATCTTCCTGCGGGGCTAG